In Streptomyces sp. SN-593, a single genomic region encodes these proteins:
- a CDS encoding TetR/AcrR family transcriptional regulator, which yields MTAQAGTGRSNQKKRTRAAILVAARDLVGSGREVTMPEIARAALVSEATAYRYFPDLPSLIGEALAGAWPEPADALRPVAGSDDPVERVAFACEFLLRGTLARQGAVRAMIAATVIRPETAAARPGIRFGLIDHALAPVRAAFLAADPERLAQLERDLAVAVSAEALFCLTDLCGLAPEEAVASAVRTASTLTAAAVRTLTDRD from the coding sequence ATGACCGCACAGGCCGGCACCGGGCGCAGCAACCAGAAGAAGCGCACACGCGCGGCGATCCTCGTGGCCGCGCGCGACCTGGTCGGTTCCGGCCGCGAGGTGACGATGCCGGAGATCGCGCGCGCCGCGCTGGTCTCCGAGGCCACCGCCTACCGCTACTTCCCCGACCTCCCGTCGCTGATCGGCGAGGCGCTGGCCGGCGCGTGGCCCGAACCCGCGGACGCGCTCCGGCCGGTCGCCGGGTCCGACGACCCGGTCGAGCGCGTCGCGTTCGCCTGCGAGTTCCTGCTGCGCGGCACCCTGGCCCGGCAGGGTGCCGTCCGCGCGATGATCGCGGCCACCGTCATCCGGCCCGAGACGGCGGCCGCCCGGCCGGGCATCCGTTTCGGGCTGATCGACCACGCGCTCGCGCCCGTCCGCGCGGCGTTCCTGGCGGCCGACCCCGAGCGGCTGGCCCAACTGGAGCGCGACCTCGCGGTGGCCGTCAGCGCGGAGGCGCTCTTCTGCCTGACCGACCTGTGCGGGCTCGCCCCCGAGGAGGCCGTCGCCAGCGCCGTGCGCACCGCCTCCACGCTGACCGCGGCGGCGGTGCGCACGCTGACGGACCGGGACTGA
- a CDS encoding NADP-dependent succinic semialdehyde dehydrogenase: MPIASVDPATGRTLETFEPMDAAAVEERVAKAARAFREHRETDFATRAALMRAAADLLDGERDTIARTMTAEMGKTFASARAEAAKCAKAMRWYADHAEELLADEHPDPADVADSGAERAVVRYRPLGVVLAVMPWNFPLWQVVRFAAPALMAGNTGLLKHASNVPRTALYLGDLFHRAGFADGCFQTLLVGSGAVEDVLRDPRVAAATLTGSEGAGRAVAAAAGDAIKPTVLELGGSDPFVVMSSAAAELDDAVSTAVTARVQNNGQSCIAAKRFIVHEDVYDAFAERFVRAMERLTVGDPMDDSTDVGPVATEQGRADLEELVEDALSRGAAALCGGGRPAALPDGWFYEPTVLAGVTDAMRIHREEAFGPVATLYRVPDLDAAVALANDTPFGLSSNVWTRDADEQRRFARDLEAGGVFFNGMTASHPALPFGGVKRSGYGRELSAQGIRAFCNVTTVWFGR, translated from the coding sequence ATGCCCATCGCCAGCGTGGATCCCGCCACCGGGCGGACCCTTGAGACGTTCGAGCCGATGGACGCGGCGGCCGTCGAGGAGCGTGTCGCCAAGGCGGCGAGAGCCTTCCGCGAGCACCGCGAGACCGACTTCGCCACCCGCGCCGCCCTGATGCGGGCCGCCGCCGACCTGCTGGACGGCGAGCGCGACACGATCGCGCGGACCATGACCGCCGAGATGGGCAAGACCTTCGCCTCCGCCCGCGCGGAGGCCGCCAAGTGCGCCAAGGCGATGCGCTGGTACGCCGACCACGCCGAGGAACTGCTCGCCGACGAGCACCCCGACCCGGCGGACGTCGCGGACAGCGGGGCGGAGCGTGCGGTGGTGCGCTACCGCCCGCTCGGCGTCGTGCTGGCCGTCATGCCGTGGAACTTCCCGCTGTGGCAGGTGGTCCGCTTCGCCGCGCCCGCGCTGATGGCGGGCAACACCGGCCTGCTCAAGCACGCCTCCAACGTCCCGCGGACCGCGCTCTACCTCGGCGACCTCTTCCACCGGGCGGGCTTCGCGGACGGCTGCTTCCAGACCCTGCTGGTCGGCTCGGGCGCTGTCGAGGACGTCCTGCGCGACCCGCGGGTGGCCGCGGCCACCCTCACCGGCAGCGAGGGCGCCGGCCGGGCGGTGGCCGCCGCGGCCGGCGACGCGATCAAGCCGACCGTGCTCGAACTCGGCGGCAGCGACCCGTTCGTGGTGATGTCGTCGGCCGCCGCGGAGCTCGACGACGCGGTCTCCACCGCCGTCACCGCCCGGGTGCAGAACAACGGCCAGTCCTGCATCGCCGCCAAGCGCTTCATCGTGCACGAGGACGTGTACGACGCGTTCGCCGAGCGGTTCGTGCGGGCCATGGAGCGGCTGACCGTCGGCGACCCGATGGACGACTCCACCGACGTCGGCCCGGTCGCCACCGAGCAGGGCCGCGCCGACCTGGAGGAACTCGTCGAGGACGCGCTCTCCCGGGGAGCCGCGGCCCTGTGCGGCGGCGGCCGGCCCGCGGCCCTGCCCGACGGCTGGTTCTACGAGCCCACGGTGCTGGCCGGCGTCACCGACGCGATGCGCATCCACCGCGAGGAGGCGTTCGGCCCGGTCGCCACCCTCTACCGGGTGCCCGACCTGGACGCGGCCGTCGCGCTCGCCAACGACACGCCGTTCGGGCTCAGCTCCAACGTCTGGACGCGGGACGCGGACGAGCAGCGCCGGTTCGCCCGTGACCTGGAGGCGGGCGGCGTCTTCTTCAACGGCATGACCGCCTCCCACCCGGCCCTGCCCTTCGGCGGGGTGAAGCGCTCCGGCTACGGCCGGGAGCTGTCCGCCCAGGGCATCCGGGCGTTCTGCAACGTGACCACGGTGTGGTTCGGCCGCTGA
- a CDS encoding alpha/beta fold hydrolase yields MTSTAHTLTLTVGGGDLDVAVTVEEHDARDGGGEPQGPVRTFLLLHGGGGPQTVAPFARLLAERRPARVITPVHPGFGGTDRPAWLTAPAGVAEVHAALLDALDARDVVVVGNSIGGWIAAELALLGSERIAKVLIVNGVGIDLPGHPVADTFPLTPAELARLSFHDPSKFRFDPSALTDGQRAVAAANRAALEVYAGREMRDPTLRERLGKVAHPTLVAWGESDRVVDADYGRAFARAVPGGRFRLLPGTGHMPQVETPEEFLPVVWEFATSQG; encoded by the coding sequence ATGACCAGCACCGCACACACCCTCACCCTCACCGTGGGCGGGGGCGACCTCGACGTCGCCGTCACCGTCGAGGAGCACGACGCCCGGGACGGCGGCGGCGAGCCGCAGGGCCCCGTCCGCACCTTCCTGCTGCTGCACGGCGGGGGCGGCCCGCAGACCGTCGCGCCGTTCGCCCGCCTGCTCGCCGAGCGGCGACCGGCCCGCGTGATCACCCCCGTCCACCCGGGTTTCGGCGGCACCGACCGCCCGGCGTGGCTGACCGCCCCGGCCGGCGTCGCCGAGGTCCACGCGGCCCTGCTCGACGCGCTCGACGCCCGCGACGTCGTGGTCGTCGGCAACTCCATCGGCGGCTGGATCGCCGCCGAACTCGCCCTGCTCGGCAGCGAGCGGATCGCCAAGGTGCTGATCGTCAACGGCGTCGGCATCGACCTGCCCGGCCACCCCGTCGCCGACACCTTCCCGCTGACGCCGGCCGAACTCGCCCGGCTCTCCTTCCACGACCCCTCGAAGTTCCGCTTCGACCCCTCCGCGCTGACCGACGGGCAGCGCGCGGTCGCGGCCGCCAACCGCGCGGCGCTGGAGGTGTACGCGGGCAGGGAGATGCGCGACCCGACGCTGCGCGAGCGGCTGGGGAAGGTGGCGCACCCGACCCTGGTGGCGTGGGGCGAAAGCGACCGCGTGGTGGACGCCGACTACGGGCGCGCGTTCGCGCGGGCCGTCCCGGGCGGGCGGTTCCGGCTGCTGCCCGGCACCGGCCACATGCCGCAGGTCGAGACACCCGAGGAGTTCCTGCCGGTGGTCTGGGAGTTCGCCACGTCGCAGGGCTGA
- a CDS encoding cupin domain-containing protein produces the protein MTEVSVTGPDGGEVIELGATTMRILEDGSTTGHRLGIGEITIAPHTDGPPQHRHAEHDEGFYVVSGTVHFTVGEAVHVAPAGTLAMIPPGAPHTFANHGDEPAVILNTFTPDLYVRYFRDLRDMIAGGGELTARATIDVMSRYATEPADDFA, from the coding sequence ATGACCGAGGTCTCCGTGACCGGCCCGGACGGCGGCGAAGTGATCGAGCTGGGCGCGACCACGATGCGCATCCTGGAGGACGGCAGCACCACCGGGCACCGGCTCGGCATCGGCGAGATCACCATCGCCCCGCACACCGACGGCCCGCCGCAGCACCGCCACGCCGAGCACGACGAGGGCTTCTACGTCGTCTCCGGCACCGTGCACTTCACCGTCGGGGAGGCGGTCCACGTGGCGCCCGCCGGGACGCTCGCGATGATCCCGCCCGGCGCGCCGCACACCTTCGCCAACCACGGCGACGAACCCGCCGTCATCCTCAACACCTTCACGCCCGACCTGTACGTGCGCTACTTCCGCGACCTGCGCGACATGATCGCCGGCGGCGGGGAGCTGACCGCGCGGGCGACGATCGACGTGATGAGCCGCTACGCCACCGAGCCGGCCGACGACTTCGCGTGA
- a CDS encoding roadblock/LC7 domain-containing protein produces MAHEAEVRDELGRLLARLPEATGVLAATVDGLVIAHEASDVHAETLAALSSAGLGIGLRLSDAAGDRSFRELLVRGEQGYVALYAAGPACVLTVLAGPRVNVGRLHMEARRSGAYVAHLLAGGADDREDA; encoded by the coding sequence ATGGCGCACGAAGCCGAAGTACGCGACGAGCTGGGCCGGTTGCTGGCCCGGCTGCCCGAGGCGACCGGCGTGCTCGCGGCCACCGTGGACGGGCTGGTGATCGCCCACGAGGCGTCCGACGTGCACGCCGAGACGCTCGCCGCGCTCAGCTCCGCCGGACTCGGCATCGGGCTGCGCCTGTCGGACGCGGCCGGCGACCGCTCCTTCCGCGAACTGCTGGTCCGCGGCGAGCAGGGATACGTCGCGCTGTACGCCGCGGGCCCCGCCTGCGTGCTGACCGTCCTGGCCGGGCCGCGCGTGAACGTGGGCCGGCTGCACATGGAGGCCCGCCGGTCCGGCGCGTACGTCGCGCACCTGCTCGCCGGCGGAGCCGACGACAGGGAGGACGCCTGA
- a CDS encoding transcriptional regulator has translation MLVRLARERATGALLRDSGTLYLLDGAVVHAESPAAPGIEVLLTVGGRLSPEAWQDAVRHGGAESRTARWLLDHRRLSAGELEISELGTLFDAAFFVLAPAGGPTRFRHGAAHWFGPVRPVPLDEVERESRRRRRFLEALWPCPRLDTAPVRPRHDPRLPPATRHEQAVLDLADGVRTPSAIAALLGRPAFHALVHVRRLAAAGRVAVPPPAAAGGPAPAPAWFRDIAHDADAALLRRLRDALEHL, from the coding sequence ATGCTGGTCCGCCTCGCGCGGGAGCGCGCGACCGGCGCCCTGCTGCGCGACAGCGGCACCCTCTACCTCCTCGACGGCGCGGTCGTGCACGCCGAGAGCCCGGCCGCGCCCGGGATCGAGGTGCTGCTGACGGTCGGCGGCCGGCTGTCCCCCGAGGCGTGGCAGGACGCGGTGCGCCACGGCGGCGCCGAGAGCCGTACCGCCCGCTGGCTGCTGGACCACCGCCGGCTGTCCGCGGGGGAGTTGGAGATCAGCGAACTCGGCACGCTCTTCGACGCCGCCTTCTTCGTGCTGGCGCCGGCCGGCGGCCCGACCCGCTTCCGGCACGGCGCCGCGCACTGGTTCGGGCCGGTGCGCCCGGTGCCGCTGGACGAGGTGGAGCGGGAGTCCCGCCGGCGGCGTCGCTTCCTGGAGGCACTGTGGCCCTGCCCCCGACTGGACACCGCGCCCGTACGCCCCCGCCACGACCCGCGGCTGCCGCCGGCCACCCGGCACGAGCAGGCGGTCCTCGACCTGGCGGACGGGGTGCGCACCCCGTCCGCGATCGCCGCCCTGCTCGGCCGCCCCGCCTTCCACGCCCTGGTCCACGTACGGCGGCTCGCCGCGGCCGGCCGGGTCGCGGTCCCGCCGCCGGCGGCCGCCGGCGGCCCCGCCCCGGCCCCCGCCTGGTTCAGGGACATCGCCCACGACGCGGACGCCGCGCTGCTGCGCCGGCTCCGCGACGCACTGGAGCACCTGTGA
- a CDS encoding SpoIIE family protein phosphatase, with protein sequence MSGPGHGGDAAPAGATDALRLAVLDAAEGLGEADVLRLAVQQCVAALGGLGGLAHLAGPAHGTLRLAAAGGVPDPVARAWEQPDDPRLAPVRAMDRRQVQWSPRWPDAPEGPAPGHPGTAPAGPAGLPSGAGGVPAGLRACGVLAAPILVDGAAVGVLSVLLEREPGRDRKRFLADVAALVGVRLPVARRWRSGTAPWWQEPQGPAGQVRREISVGTWSWDLDTGLVDVDEVSEGLVELAGLDMDTWDHRIESWMERIHPDDRPAVQEAIEESLADGRPYAVEHRVLDDSGRVNWLELRAACERDESGRPTRMVGTVWNVTARRSQLEWLAGLLELNPDPIYVIAADNRVQWANLAARELGGDGTREPTGRTPWDAEPLLRDRGLPELLDRARAAPGSANTLEIDVDRPSPRGSASYVVRAVEIGGFMSIQMSDTTERRRAEHAAAERGRQVADLNAALVRALNTQDVVAAVVQHVLPLVHADGLVVHDLTGPTPRLIGDTGFSPALVEELHALQLRRAARAGGGEGAAAASGEGSGEGAGSTGARPGGGPSAAPDVHAAPRPDAEPGTGPGPGRSPDLGPPQGTAPGAGGWGGAEAADRAARHAPADGDRGTADLGPGGAAGTAGVADQPRFISRADRTDRADRAAGPAAGRDGRPAPPPWLLGELAELDGVGAWAVLPLAVGDRRVGSCVIGWSAPRRFTEDDKTLLGTVGVIIAQALGNARLYESARHRAERLQQELLPGRLPDTVGLHAVARYRTADGQELGGDWYDTIALPGGRTLAVIGDVLGHGLEQAIAMGIIRHAALTVAALDMPVDEIMAHLNDVVVRLAPRVDDPVVCATCLLALYDPTSGSCSIASAGHAPPIALEPGGTARRLTIPSGPPLGMAQVPAQVTETVLAEGTVLVLYTDGLLGSQAPDAERLTEAVARHAGGAPVPVGGERAERWLAAMCDAVVAQLPPDPCRQDDAVLLALSTERVPEDRMSAWDLPWAPESAGRARDLTAAELAAWHLDDLTDAATLIVSELIGNTVRHAIGMVPGPAEGGEGGEGAPGGEPDLGDFGDLGLDGGLSLRIGLGLDEGPDRHAADAGGGVVRLRLLRIEQALICEVYDGSQATPRVRHPLLDDEFGRGLQLVAMMAGQWGTRYTESGKCIWARLDAPPPQDDGPSSAAADTDGGTSAGAAVGVAARVAARRTAW encoded by the coding sequence ATGAGCGGTCCCGGACACGGCGGCGACGCCGCGCCGGCCGGTGCCACCGACGCGCTGCGGCTGGCGGTCCTGGACGCCGCCGAGGGCCTGGGCGAGGCGGACGTCCTGCGGCTGGCGGTGCAGCAGTGCGTCGCGGCGCTGGGCGGCCTCGGCGGGCTGGCGCACCTGGCCGGGCCGGCCCACGGCACCCTGCGGCTGGCCGCGGCGGGTGGCGTGCCGGACCCCGTGGCCCGCGCCTGGGAGCAGCCCGACGACCCCCGCCTGGCGCCCGTACGCGCGATGGACCGCCGGCAGGTGCAGTGGTCTCCGCGCTGGCCCGACGCCCCGGAGGGTCCCGCACCGGGCCATCCCGGCACCGCGCCGGCCGGGCCCGCGGGACTCCCGTCCGGGGCGGGCGGCGTGCCGGCCGGGCTGCGGGCGTGCGGCGTGCTGGCGGCGCCGATCCTGGTGGACGGCGCGGCGGTGGGCGTGCTGTCGGTGCTGCTGGAGCGGGAGCCGGGGCGGGACCGGAAGCGCTTCCTGGCGGACGTGGCGGCGCTGGTGGGCGTGCGGCTGCCGGTGGCCCGCCGCTGGCGCAGCGGCACCGCTCCGTGGTGGCAGGAGCCGCAGGGACCGGCCGGGCAGGTGCGGCGGGAGATCAGCGTCGGCACCTGGAGCTGGGACCTGGACACCGGGCTGGTCGACGTCGACGAGGTCTCCGAGGGCCTGGTGGAGCTGGCCGGCCTGGACATGGACACCTGGGACCACCGGATCGAGTCGTGGATGGAGCGCATCCACCCCGACGACCGGCCCGCCGTGCAGGAGGCGATCGAGGAGTCCCTGGCCGACGGCCGCCCCTACGCCGTCGAGCACCGCGTCCTGGACGACTCCGGCCGGGTCAACTGGCTGGAGCTGCGGGCCGCCTGCGAGCGCGACGAGAGCGGCCGGCCGACGCGGATGGTCGGCACCGTCTGGAACGTCACGGCCCGCCGCAGCCAGCTCGAATGGCTCGCCGGCCTGCTGGAGCTGAATCCCGACCCGATCTACGTGATCGCCGCGGACAACCGGGTCCAGTGGGCCAACCTGGCCGCCCGCGAACTCGGCGGCGACGGCACCCGGGAGCCCACCGGCCGCACCCCGTGGGACGCCGAGCCGCTGCTGCGCGACCGCGGCCTGCCCGAACTCCTGGACCGGGCCCGCGCGGCGCCCGGCTCCGCGAACACCCTGGAGATCGACGTCGACCGCCCGTCCCCGCGCGGCTCGGCCTCCTACGTGGTCAGGGCGGTGGAGATCGGGGGGTTCATGTCGATCCAGATGTCCGACACCACCGAACGGCGCCGGGCGGAGCACGCGGCGGCGGAGCGAGGCCGCCAGGTCGCGGACCTCAACGCCGCGCTGGTCCGCGCGCTCAACACCCAGGACGTGGTCGCGGCGGTGGTGCAGCACGTCCTGCCGCTGGTGCACGCCGACGGCCTGGTCGTCCACGACCTGACCGGCCCCACGCCCCGGCTGATCGGCGACACCGGCTTCTCCCCCGCGCTGGTCGAGGAGCTGCACGCCCTGCAACTGCGGCGGGCGGCGCGGGCCGGCGGCGGGGAGGGCGCGGCGGCCGCGAGCGGGGAAGGGAGCGGGGAAGGGGCCGGGAGCACGGGGGCGCGGCCGGGCGGCGGCCCGTCCGCGGCCCCCGACGTGCACGCGGCCCCGCGCCCGGACGCCGAGCCGGGCACCGGGCCGGGCCCGGGCCGTTCGCCGGACCTCGGGCCGCCCCAGGGCACGGCCCCGGGGGCCGGCGGGTGGGGCGGCGCGGAGGCGGCGGACCGGGCCGCACGGCACGCGCCCGCGGACGGCGACCGCGGCACCGCGGACCTGGGCCCCGGCGGCGCGGCGGGTACGGCCGGCGTCGCGGACCAGCCGCGCTTCATCTCCCGGGCCGACCGCACCGACCGCGCCGACCGCGCCGCCGGGCCCGCCGCGGGCCGCGACGGGCGTCCCGCCCCGCCGCCGTGGCTGCTCGGCGAGCTGGCGGAGCTGGACGGCGTCGGCGCGTGGGCGGTGCTGCCGCTGGCGGTCGGCGACCGCCGGGTCGGATCGTGCGTCATCGGCTGGAGCGCGCCGCGCCGCTTCACCGAGGACGACAAGACCCTGCTCGGCACCGTCGGCGTCATCATCGCCCAGGCGCTCGGCAACGCCCGGTTGTACGAGAGCGCGCGGCACCGCGCCGAGCGCCTCCAGCAGGAGCTGCTGCCCGGCCGCCTCCCCGACACCGTCGGCCTGCACGCCGTCGCCCGCTACCGCACGGCCGACGGCCAGGAGCTGGGCGGCGACTGGTACGACACGATCGCGCTGCCGGGCGGCCGGACGCTGGCGGTGATCGGCGACGTGCTGGGGCACGGCCTGGAGCAGGCGATCGCGATGGGCATCATCCGGCACGCGGCGCTGACCGTCGCGGCCCTGGACATGCCGGTGGACGAGATCATGGCGCACCTCAACGACGTGGTGGTCCGGCTCGCCCCGCGCGTCGACGACCCGGTGGTGTGCGCCACCTGCCTGCTCGCCCTCTACGACCCCACCTCCGGCTCGTGCAGCATCGCCAGCGCCGGCCACGCCCCGCCGATCGCCCTGGAGCCGGGCGGCACCGCGCGACGGCTCACCATTCCCAGCGGGCCGCCGCTGGGCATGGCCCAGGTGCCGGCGCAGGTCACCGAGACGGTCCTCGCCGAGGGCACCGTGCTGGTGCTCTACACCGACGGGCTGCTCGGCTCGCAGGCTCCGGACGCGGAGCGGCTCACCGAGGCCGTCGCCCGCCACGCCGGCGGGGCGCCGGTGCCGGTCGGCGGCGAGCGGGCCGAACGCTGGCTGGCCGCGATGTGCGACGCGGTGGTGGCGCAGCTCCCGCCGGACCCGTGCCGGCAGGACGACGCGGTGCTGCTGGCGCTGAGCACCGAGCGGGTGCCCGAGGACCGCATGTCGGCCTGGGACCTGCCCTGGGCGCCGGAGTCGGCGGGCCGGGCCCGGGACCTGACGGCCGCGGAGCTGGCCGCCTGGCACCTGGACGACCTGACCGACGCGGCCACCCTCATCGTCAGCGAGCTGATCGGCAACACGGTGCGGCACGCCATCGGGATGGTGCCGGGCCCCGCGGAGGGCGGGGAGGGCGGGGAGGGGGCGCCGGGCGGCGAACCCGACCTGGGCGACTTCGGCGACCTCGGCCTCGACGGCGGCCTGAGCCTGCGGATCGGGCTGGGCCTGGACGAGGGCCCCGACCGGCACGCGGCCGACGCGGGCGGCGGCGTCGTACGACTGCGGCTGCTGCGCATCGAGCAGGCGCTGATCTGCGAGGTGTACGACGGCTCGCAGGCCACCCCGCGGGTCCGGCACCCGCTGCTGGACGACGAGTTCGGCCGCGGGCTGCAACTCGTGGCGATGATGGCCGGCCAGTGGGGCACCCGCTACACCGAGAGCGGGAAGTGCATCTGGGCCCGGCTGGACGCGCCCCCGCCGCAGGACGACGGCCCGTCGTCCGCGGCCGCCGACACCGACGGCGGCACCAGCGCCGGCGCGGCGGTCGGGGTCGCCGCGCGGGTCGCCGCTCGGCGGACCGCCTGGTGA
- a CDS encoding hydrolase produces MPIRVPGAAGSSRRSGRSGAAPADRVPALPHVPLFPRGRVLVGAAAALSAVAALGGLALSGGSAQAAAGPQSAGAAPAATATHRVLFDDTKAEEAGNADWIISTSKPDPLAQNASPSKETDWTGALSSWGVALQKTGGYSLATLASGKTITYGNSSNAQDLSNYDEFVLDEPNTQLSAAEKTAVMTFVKNGGGLFLISDHQNSDRNSDGWDSPNVINDLLTTNSVDSTDPFGFSVDLLDISTDTPKAISDSTNPVLNGSFGKVTGSIIADGTTFTLKPADNSSVKGLLYRTGYSGNTGAFFVTSTFGSGRVAIWGDSSPVDDGTGQSGNTLYDGWNDTRGTDAALALNATAWLAGDGSGTTTGGTTSGTTSGTSSGTSTGTSTGTTSGSTTGGSGGCTSAQLITNPGFESGNTGWTASTKVITNATAEAARTGSYKAWLDGYGTATTNTLAQSVAIPSGCSASYSYWLHIDTAETGSTAYDTLTAQVLNSSGTVLSTLATYSNTNAASGYTQHTFNLSAYAGQTVTLKFTGVEGSKLQTSFVVDDTALNVS; encoded by the coding sequence ATGCCTATCCGAGTCCCCGGCGCCGCCGGATCGTCCCGCAGATCCGGCAGGTCCGGCGCCGCACCCGCGGATCGGGTGCCGGCACTGCCGCACGTCCCCCTGTTCCCCCGCGGCCGCGTGCTGGTCGGCGCGGCAGCCGCCCTGAGCGCGGTCGCCGCGCTCGGCGGCCTGGCCCTGTCGGGCGGCAGCGCGCAGGCGGCGGCCGGGCCGCAGTCGGCCGGGGCCGCCCCTGCCGCCACGGCCACCCACCGCGTGCTGTTCGACGACACGAAGGCCGAGGAGGCCGGCAACGCGGACTGGATCATCAGCACCAGCAAGCCGGACCCGCTGGCCCAGAACGCCTCGCCCAGCAAGGAGACCGACTGGACCGGCGCGCTGTCCTCGTGGGGCGTCGCCCTCCAGAAGACCGGCGGCTACAGCCTGGCGACCCTGGCGTCCGGCAAGACCATCACCTACGGCAACTCGTCGAACGCGCAGGACCTCAGCAACTACGACGAGTTCGTGCTCGACGAGCCCAACACCCAGCTCAGCGCGGCCGAGAAGACCGCGGTGATGACCTTCGTGAAGAACGGCGGCGGCCTGTTCCTCATCTCCGACCACCAGAACAGCGACCGCAACAGCGACGGTTGGGACTCGCCGAACGTCATCAACGACCTGCTGACCACCAACAGCGTGGACAGCACCGACCCGTTCGGCTTCTCCGTCGACCTGCTCGACATCAGCACCGACACGCCCAAGGCGATCAGTGACAGCACCAACCCGGTGCTCAACGGCTCGTTCGGCAAGGTGACCGGCAGCATCATCGCCGACGGCACCACCTTCACGCTCAAGCCGGCGGACAACTCCAGCGTCAAGGGGCTGCTGTACCGGACCGGTTACTCCGGGAACACCGGCGCGTTCTTCGTCACCAGCACCTTCGGCAGCGGCCGGGTGGCGATCTGGGGCGACAGCTCGCCGGTCGACGACGGCACCGGCCAGTCGGGCAACACCCTGTACGACGGCTGGAACGACACCCGTGGCACCGACGCCGCCCTCGCGCTCAACGCCACCGCGTGGCTGGCCGGCGACGGCAGCGGGACCACCACCGGGGGCACGACGTCCGGCACCACCTCGGGCACCTCGTCCGGGACGTCCACCGGTACCTCCACCGGCACCACCAGCGGCTCGACCACGGGCGGCTCCGGCGGCTGCACCTCCGCGCAGCTCATCACCAACCCCGGCTTCGAGTCGGGGAACACCGGCTGGACCGCGAGCACCAAGGTGATCACGAACGCCACCGCCGAGGCCGCGCGCACCGGTTCGTACAAGGCGTGGCTCGACGGGTACGGCACCGCGACCACCAACACGCTCGCGCAGAGCGTGGCGATCCCGTCCGGCTGCTCGGCCTCGTACAGCTACTGGCTGCACATCGACACCGCGGAGACCGGCTCGACGGCGTACGACACGCTGACCGCGCAGGTGCTGAACTCCTCGGGCACGGTGCTGTCGACGCTCGCGACGTACTCCAACACGAACGCGGCGTCCGGCTACACCCAGCACACCTTCAACCTGAGCGCGTACGCGGGGCAGACGGTGACGCTGAAGTTCACCGGCGTGGAGGGCTCCAAGCTCCAGACGTCGTTCGTCGTGGACGACACGGCGCTGAACGTGAGCTGA